In a genomic window of Venatoribacter cucullus:
- a CDS encoding DUF1622 domain-containing protein, translated as METLLHLAMLILEGIGGLIIACAAALSSFDLVRTWFNKGLREDIEPLRLQFGQRLVLALEFLVAADILATLHTPTLEGIALLGLVIVVRTVLSMSIAYELRHAFCSVPGRNKDESGPPESEREDSGRTTSSAGKR; from the coding sequence ATGGAAACGTTGCTACATCTTGCCATGTTGATCCTGGAAGGGATTGGCGGCTTGATTATTGCCTGTGCTGCAGCACTGTCATCATTTGATCTTGTACGCACTTGGTTCAATAAAGGGCTACGGGAAGATATCGAACCACTCCGACTGCAATTCGGTCAACGTCTGGTATTGGCGTTGGAATTTCTCGTTGCGGCGGACATTCTTGCCACGTTGCATACCCCCACGCTGGAGGGCATTGCTTTGTTGGGCTTGGTGATTGTCGTGAGAACTGTACTGAGTATGAGTATTGCGTATGAATTGCGACACGCATTTTGCTCCGTTCCCGGACGCAATAAAGATGAATCAGGCCCACCGGAGTCGGAACGAGAAGATTCCGGACGCACTACTTCGTCTGCAGGAAAGCGCTGA
- a CDS encoding cytochrome C: MKLWPHFLVALVVMGALSMWVYYGGAHPGGKASGLLDKITWQRMANPGPLTGGHAFLEHDCAACHTSVKGVEANNCIVCHANNKALLGTQSTAFHADIGSCSSCHVEHLGNNQRPIKMDHKVLAKIGRQLLPPKEHERIGNLAAPHKGISVLETPLDCANCHSNEEPHRNLFGADCVICHSTAAWTVPEFQHPAATSTECAQCHQAPPSHYMEHFKMVSMKVSGVMHADVSQCFLCHKTNSWNDIKNVGWYKHH, translated from the coding sequence ATGAAGCTTTGGCCACATTTTTTAGTCGCGCTAGTTGTCATGGGTGCCCTGTCAATGTGGGTCTATTACGGTGGTGCGCATCCTGGCGGCAAGGCCTCGGGCCTACTTGATAAAATAACCTGGCAACGCATGGCAAACCCCGGTCCGCTGACGGGTGGTCATGCTTTCCTCGAGCACGACTGCGCTGCTTGTCATACGTCAGTCAAAGGTGTAGAGGCAAACAATTGTATCGTCTGCCACGCCAACAATAAGGCCTTGCTGGGGACACAGTCCACCGCTTTTCACGCAGATATCGGTAGTTGTAGCAGTTGCCATGTAGAGCATCTGGGGAATAATCAGCGCCCAATAAAAATGGATCATAAGGTGCTGGCCAAAATTGGCCGACAGCTTTTGCCACCCAAAGAGCACGAGCGGATCGGAAATCTGGCAGCACCGCATAAAGGAATATCCGTGCTCGAAACCCCTTTAGACTGCGCCAACTGCCACAGCAACGAAGAGCCGCATCGCAACCTCTTTGGCGCCGACTGCGTCATCTGCCACTCAACCGCCGCATGGACCGTACCCGAGTTCCAACATCCGGCAGCGACGTCGACAGAGTGCGCGCAATGTCATCAAGCCCCGCCGAGTCATTACATGGAACATTTCAAGATGGTGTCTATGAAAGTATCGGGTGTGATGCACGCCGACGTCTCTCAATGCTTTCTCTGCCATAAAACCAACAGTTGGAATGACATCAAGAACGTCGGTTGGTACAAACATCACTAA
- a CDS encoding 2Fe-2S iron-sulfur cluster-binding protein, translating into MAYCKKHTSYWEVSSSLNLNRWLPLAAFQRFSELLQRAAIYLVVATVFLSGPIQAQVSPEDHQAHHPDVAAPPPQPTLASPVVGKSTGMMEGMGEMMRQMGVPPPKEIYPSLMTLSDLPPEKRAEVEAAAHERMASGTALMTDGLTRLADSASSNDYELMQQAVSLLHEGMARFESGLAAHQVLLGTDDPQAVALDWFRREMELPVPNPPVANTGVMGMTWFHFWIMLSSAALIASFFWLYILKMRRASQLLSSLAAPARQPSPLQAPMPPPIQFPGSAETTASGRPWSGQLRISRIFQETGDVKTFRLVNPVGGMLPFDYLPGQFITVTVPHGEATVRRGYTIASSPTQRDYIEITVKHAPEGVVSGYLHSEIHEGSLLDLSGPAGSFVFTGRECKCIVLIAGGVGITPLMSVLRYLLDRSWEGDIFLVYGCRAPEDIIFREELEYLRRRHTNLQVVITVSQSGAEKWAGPQGRITKELLAESIPDLPSRYIHICGPVPMMEATKQILSELGIPKDRIKTEAFGPALGKQERLPSADQKTAGPSSPKPGLPTVTFTDSDRAGPLPPDKVVLDVAEELGVDIDYSCRAGICGVCRVELLAGEVSMDVEDGLEPGDKEKNLILACQAKANCDISVKA; encoded by the coding sequence ATGGCTTATTGCAAAAAACATACGTCATATTGGGAAGTATCCAGCTCTCTAAACCTGAATAGGTGGTTACCTTTGGCCGCGTTCCAACGCTTTTCCGAACTATTACAGCGGGCGGCGATATACCTGGTCGTAGCAACTGTTTTTTTGTCCGGCCCCATTCAGGCTCAGGTCTCCCCGGAGGATCATCAAGCTCATCACCCAGACGTAGCGGCCCCACCACCACAACCCACACTAGCTTCTCCGGTTGTCGGAAAAAGTACCGGCATGATGGAAGGCATGGGTGAGATGATGCGCCAAATGGGTGTACCTCCCCCGAAAGAGATTTATCCATCACTCATGACGTTGTCTGATCTTCCGCCCGAAAAACGGGCGGAGGTGGAAGCCGCTGCCCATGAACGTATGGCCAGTGGCACGGCACTGATGACCGACGGGCTCACCCGCCTCGCCGATTCTGCATCCTCCAATGATTATGAACTGATGCAACAGGCCGTGAGCCTGCTGCATGAAGGTATGGCCCGATTCGAGAGTGGGTTAGCGGCTCATCAGGTGTTGCTCGGCACCGACGATCCGCAGGCCGTTGCTCTCGACTGGTTCCGACGCGAAATGGAACTGCCTGTGCCAAACCCGCCTGTTGCAAACACGGGGGTCATGGGTATGACCTGGTTCCATTTCTGGATCATGCTCAGCTCGGCGGCACTCATCGCCAGTTTCTTTTGGTTGTACATACTCAAGATGCGCCGGGCCTCGCAGCTCCTGAGCAGTTTAGCGGCGCCAGCGCGGCAGCCTTCACCTCTGCAGGCCCCAATGCCGCCGCCAATCCAATTCCCAGGATCTGCCGAGACTACCGCGTCTGGACGACCCTGGTCGGGGCAGCTGCGCATCAGTCGTATTTTCCAGGAGACCGGCGACGTCAAAACGTTCCGGCTCGTGAATCCGGTCGGAGGGATGCTGCCTTTCGATTACCTGCCCGGGCAATTCATCACAGTCACAGTGCCACACGGTGAAGCAACTGTTCGCCGTGGCTATACGATCGCCTCTTCGCCGACACAACGGGATTACATCGAAATCACTGTCAAACATGCGCCTGAGGGTGTGGTGTCCGGTTATCTCCATTCCGAGATCCACGAAGGTAGCTTGCTGGATCTCTCGGGACCGGCCGGTTCGTTTGTTTTCACAGGCCGGGAATGCAAATGCATTGTTCTGATCGCCGGAGGTGTTGGCATCACCCCACTTATGAGTGTATTGCGCTATCTTCTGGATCGTAGTTGGGAAGGTGACATTTTCCTGGTTTATGGTTGCCGTGCACCAGAGGACATCATTTTTCGAGAAGAACTGGAGTATTTGAGGCGCCGTCACACCAATCTTCAGGTGGTCATTACAGTATCGCAAAGCGGGGCGGAAAAATGGGCTGGCCCTCAGGGGCGCATCACCAAAGAGTTGCTGGCCGAGTCAATCCCGGATTTGCCGTCACGCTATATCCATATTTGCGGTCCTGTCCCAATGATGGAGGCGACGAAGCAGATTCTCTCAGAACTTGGCATACCGAAAGACCGCATTAAAACAGAGGCATTCGGTCCAGCTCTTGGCAAACAGGAACGCTTGCCGAGCGCTGATCAGAAGACCGCAGGCCCCAGTTCTCCCAAGCCTGGGCTTCCCACGGTTACCTTCACGGATTCGGACAGAGCGGGACCCCTTCCTCCTGATAAAGTTGTGCTCGATGTGGCTGAAGAATTGGGCGTGGACATCGATTACTCCTGCCGCGCCGGCATATGTGGGGTTTGCCGGGTAGAGCTACTTGCTGGTGAAGTTAGCATGGACGTTGAAGACGGCCTGGAGCCGGGGGATAAGGAAAAAAACCTAATATTGGCCTGCCAAGCCAAAGCCAATTGCGACATTTCGGTAAAGGCATGA